One Luteibacter sp. 9135 DNA segment encodes these proteins:
- the ispF gene encoding 2-C-methyl-D-erythritol 2,4-cyclodiphosphate synthase, with protein MRIGQGFDVHAFGDGDHVMLGGVRVPHGQGVLAHSDGDVVLHALCDALLGALALGDIGKHFPPSDERWRGADSRSFVRAVRDMLAGRGYRLGNADLTVICESPKVGPHAQAMRETIADDLGVDIDRISIKATTTETLGFTGRREGIAALATVLVLPT; from the coding sequence ATGCGGATCGGCCAGGGTTTCGACGTCCACGCCTTCGGCGACGGCGACCACGTGATGCTGGGTGGTGTGCGTGTGCCGCATGGGCAGGGCGTGCTGGCGCATTCGGACGGCGATGTGGTGCTGCACGCCCTGTGCGACGCACTGCTCGGTGCGCTGGCGCTGGGCGACATCGGCAAGCATTTTCCGCCGTCGGACGAGCGCTGGCGCGGGGCCGACAGCCGCAGCTTCGTCCGTGCGGTACGCGACATGCTGGCCGGGCGTGGCTACCGGCTCGGCAATGCCGACCTGACGGTGATCTGCGAGTCGCCCAAGGTGGGGCCCCATGCACAGGCCATGCGCGAGACGATCGCCGACGACCTGGGCGTGGATATCGACCGCATCAGCATCAAGGCCACCACCACCGAGACGCTGGGCTTCACCGGACGGCGTGAGGGCATCGCGGCACTGGCCACCGTGCTGGTGCTGCCCACGTGA
- a CDS encoding YhbY family RNA-binding protein, whose amino-acid sequence MSLSPTQRRYLRSLAHDLRPVILLGNKGATEAVAKELAQALDIHELVKVKLSGGDKDERQAQIAFLSGQTGAENVQEIGHIVVLFRRNEQDPKLALPR is encoded by the coding sequence ATGTCGCTTTCCCCTACACAGCGCCGCTACCTCCGCAGCCTCGCCCACGATCTCCGACCGGTCATCCTGCTCGGTAACAAGGGCGCGACCGAGGCTGTGGCGAAGGAACTGGCCCAGGCCCTGGATATTCACGAGCTGGTCAAGGTCAAGCTTTCCGGCGGCGACAAGGACGAGCGCCAGGCCCAGATCGCCTTCCTGTCCGGCCAGACCGGTGCCGAGAACGTCCAGGAAATCGGCCACATCGTCGTCCTGTTCCGCCGGAACGAGCAGGACCCGAAGCTCGCCCTGCCCCGGTAA
- the rlmE gene encoding 23S rRNA (uridine(2552)-2'-O)-methyltransferase RlmE → MARSKTSSRWLKEHFDDPYVKKAQAEGARSRAIYKLEELIERDRLIKPGMTVVDLGAAPGGWSQLARQRMGDTGKVIALDILPMASLAGVDFMQGDFREETVLRELEALLEGRKVDLVLSDMAPNMSGVALADQIRAMDLCDLARQFSLDWLKPGGSFLVKLFQGVGFDEYLKTLRADFSRVTMRKPKASRARSPEVYALATGLKSASRQPGENRA, encoded by the coding sequence ATGGCACGCAGCAAGACCAGCTCCCGTTGGCTGAAAGAGCACTTCGACGATCCTTACGTCAAGAAGGCTCAGGCCGAGGGTGCCCGTTCGCGCGCCATCTACAAGCTCGAGGAACTGATCGAGCGCGACCGCCTGATCAAGCCCGGCATGACCGTGGTCGACCTCGGGGCCGCTCCCGGCGGCTGGTCGCAGCTGGCCCGCCAGCGCATGGGCGACACCGGCAAGGTGATCGCCCTGGACATCCTGCCCATGGCCAGCCTGGCCGGCGTGGACTTCATGCAGGGCGATTTCCGCGAGGAAACGGTGCTTCGCGAGCTGGAAGCCCTGCTCGAAGGCCGCAAGGTCGATCTTGTCCTCTCGGACATGGCCCCCAATATGTCCGGTGTGGCACTGGCCGACCAGATCCGCGCGATGGACCTTTGCGACCTGGCCCGGCAGTTCAGTCTCGACTGGCTCAAGCCGGGAGGGTCGTTCCTGGTGAAGCTGTTCCAGGGCGTGGGATTCGACGAGTACCTCAAGACCTTGCGCGCTGACTTCAGTCGCGTGACGATGCGTAAACCCAAAGCCTCCCGCGCTCGTTCGCCGGAGGTGTATGCACTGGCGACCGGGCTCAAATCCGCGTCCCGGCAACCAGGCGAGAACCGCGCATGA
- a CDS encoding Smr/MutS family protein has translation MKRRAPTVNDDDSLLFRQAIGDVRPMAPVETRPERPRPAPHPHMRDADEAAVPADSLLFDYDPADLEVGEELFYLRDGYPPKLLKQLKRGQFSIQAEVDLHQMNAAAAQLSIADFLAECRHDGLRCVRIIHGKGLRSKAAGPVLKGLTDRLLRRRDDVVAFASARPMQGGTGAVVVLLKG, from the coding sequence ATGAAGCGACGCGCGCCTACGGTCAATGACGACGACAGCCTGCTGTTTCGCCAGGCGATCGGCGACGTTCGGCCCATGGCGCCCGTGGAAACCCGGCCGGAGCGCCCGCGGCCGGCGCCCCATCCGCACATGCGCGACGCGGACGAAGCCGCCGTGCCGGCGGATTCCCTGCTGTTCGACTACGACCCGGCCGACCTGGAAGTGGGCGAAGAGCTGTTCTACCTGCGCGACGGCTATCCACCCAAGCTGCTGAAGCAGCTCAAGCGCGGCCAGTTCAGCATCCAGGCCGAGGTGGACCTGCACCAGATGAACGCCGCGGCCGCGCAACTGAGCATCGCCGACTTCCTCGCCGAATGCCGGCACGACGGCCTGCGTTGCGTGCGGATCATCCATGGCAAGGGCCTGCGCTCGAAAGCCGCCGGCCCCGTCCTGAAAGGGCTGACCGACCGGCTGCTGCGGCGCCGCGACGACGTGGTCGCGTTCGCCTCCGCCCGGCCGATGCAGGGCGGCACCGGCGCGGTGGTGGTCCTGCTCAAGGGCTGA
- the surE gene encoding 5'/3'-nucleotidase SurE codes for MQVLVSNDDGVEAPGIRILAGRLGEFGTVTVVAPDRDRSGASNSLTLDAPIRAQRMDNGFYRVAGTPTDCVHLALSGLLEHTTDIVVSGINNVANLGDDVIYSGTVSAAMEGRFLGLPAIAVSLVTGEGTGRHFDSAASAVLMLMQRLVVDPLPADTILNVNVPDLPWEAIRGFEVTRLGRRHRAAPAIRTEDPRGRPLWWIGPPGEIDDAGPGTDFDAVRRGYVSVTPIHTDLTRFQALEKVSSWMLALSSAMDSEEAA; via the coding sequence ATGCAAGTTCTGGTGAGCAACGACGACGGCGTGGAGGCTCCGGGTATCCGGATTCTCGCCGGACGTCTGGGCGAGTTCGGCACGGTGACGGTGGTGGCGCCGGACCGCGACCGGTCGGGGGCGAGCAACTCGCTCACCCTCGATGCGCCCATCCGTGCGCAGCGCATGGACAACGGCTTCTATCGCGTGGCCGGTACGCCCACCGACTGCGTGCATCTCGCCTTGTCCGGCCTGCTCGAGCACACCACCGACATCGTCGTGTCGGGCATCAACAACGTCGCCAACCTGGGCGACGACGTCATCTATTCCGGTACGGTCTCGGCGGCGATGGAAGGCCGGTTCCTCGGTCTGCCGGCCATCGCGGTCTCGCTGGTCACGGGCGAGGGCACGGGCCGTCACTTCGATTCGGCCGCCAGCGCCGTGCTCATGCTGATGCAGCGCCTGGTCGTCGACCCCCTGCCGGCCGACACCATCCTCAACGTCAACGTGCCCGACCTCCCGTGGGAGGCGATCCGCGGTTTCGAGGTCACCCGCCTGGGACGCCGTCATCGCGCCGCGCCGGCCATCCGCACCGAAGACCCCCGTGGTCGCCCCCTGTGGTGGATCGGTCCGCCGGGCGAGATCGACGACGCCGGTCCCGGTACGGATTTCGACGCGGTGCGCCGTGGCTATGTGTCGGTCACGCCGATACACACCGACCTCACGCGTTTCCAGGCCCTGGAAAAGGTCAGCAGCTGGATGCTGGCGCTGTCCTCGGCGATGGACAGCGAGGAGGCCGCCTGA
- the mgtE gene encoding magnesium transporter produces the protein MSEAESRTSTPRLHDRLEAITGLLRRREDLLAHAGAAPDDDGAAIGTADAELQARLDELHPADLADVLESLPLEDRLAVWQRVRSDRDGEILLEVSDSVRETLIADMDDSEILAAVEPLDADELADLVDDLPTEVLPELMASLDAQERERVQAAMSYEDDQVGALMDFDMVTIREDISLEVVLRYLRRFDELPAQTDKLFVVNAGNVLTGVLPLHWLLVNSPDRMVHEIMAPDVNTFRPEDDAYDVAQAFERYDLVTAPVIDHQQRLIGRIAVDAMLDFLREESETEALSRGGLREEEDIFASVWKSVRNRWAWLAVNLVTAFIASRVIGLFEHSIEKLVALAALMPIVAGIGGNSGNQTITMIVRAMALEQVGPSQAKRLWRKELGVSLINGLVWGGCIGVVAWLLYGSVSLGLVMTSAMTLNLLLAAFMGVGIPMLMTRMGRDPALGSSVLITAVTDSGGFFIFLGLATIFLL, from the coding sequence GTGAGCGAGGCCGAGTCGCGCACCTCGACGCCCCGCCTGCACGACAGGCTGGAGGCGATCACGGGGTTGCTGCGGCGGCGCGAAGACCTGCTCGCGCACGCGGGCGCGGCACCGGACGATGACGGTGCCGCCATCGGCACCGCCGACGCGGAACTCCAGGCGCGCCTGGACGAGCTGCATCCGGCCGACCTGGCCGACGTGCTGGAATCGCTGCCGCTGGAAGATCGCCTGGCGGTCTGGCAGCGCGTCCGTTCGGACCGCGACGGCGAGATCCTGTTGGAAGTCTCCGATTCGGTGCGCGAAACACTGATCGCGGACATGGACGACAGCGAGATCCTCGCGGCGGTCGAGCCGCTGGACGCGGACGAACTGGCCGACCTGGTCGACGACCTGCCGACCGAAGTGCTGCCCGAGCTGATGGCCAGCCTGGACGCGCAGGAACGCGAGCGCGTGCAGGCCGCCATGTCCTACGAGGACGACCAGGTCGGCGCGCTGATGGATTTCGACATGGTCACCATCCGCGAGGACATCAGCCTCGAGGTGGTGCTGCGCTATCTGCGGCGTTTCGATGAACTGCCCGCGCAGACCGACAAGCTGTTCGTGGTCAACGCCGGCAACGTGCTGACCGGCGTGCTGCCGCTGCACTGGCTGCTGGTGAATTCGCCGGACCGCATGGTCCACGAGATCATGGCGCCCGACGTCAACACCTTCCGCCCGGAAGACGACGCCTACGATGTCGCCCAGGCTTTCGAACGCTACGATCTGGTCACCGCGCCAGTGATCGATCACCAGCAGCGGCTGATCGGTCGCATCGCGGTGGACGCCATGCTCGACTTCCTCCGCGAGGAAAGCGAAACCGAGGCACTGTCGCGCGGCGGCCTGCGCGAGGAAGAGGACATCTTCGCCTCGGTGTGGAAATCGGTACGCAACCGCTGGGCGTGGCTGGCCGTGAACCTCGTCACCGCGTTCATCGCGTCGCGGGTCATCGGCCTGTTCGAGCACTCCATCGAGAAGCTGGTCGCGCTGGCGGCGCTGATGCCCATCGTGGCGGGCATCGGCGGCAACTCCGGCAACCAGACCATCACCATGATCGTTCGCGCCATGGCCCTGGAGCAGGTAGGCCCCTCGCAGGCTAAGCGCCTGTGGCGCAAAGAGCTGGGCGTGTCCCTGATCAACGGCCTGGTCTGGGGCGGCTGCATCGGCGTGGTGGCCTGGCTGCTCTACGGCAGCGTGTCGCTGGGGCTGGTGATGACCTCCGCGATGACGCTGAACCTCCTTCTTGCCGCTTTCATGGGTGTGGGCATCCCGATGCTCATGACCCGCATGGGTCGCGATCCCGCGTTGGGCTCCAGCGTGCTGATCACGGCCGTGACCGACAGCGGCGGTTTTTTCATTTTCCTGGGGCTGGCGACGATTTTCCTGCTCTGA
- the ftsB gene encoding cell division protein FtsB, whose translation MLRWIGLILVIILIALQLKLWVGGGGMAEVDSLRASVAQQTADNAALQKRNQALAADVEDLKHGEQATEARARQELGLVKPGETFYQVVEPGAAVSAPPPPPPVAPPGGQ comes from the coding sequence ATCCTGCGCTGGATCGGCCTGATCCTCGTCATCATCCTCATCGCGCTGCAGCTGAAGCTTTGGGTCGGCGGTGGGGGTATGGCCGAGGTCGATTCATTGCGTGCCTCGGTCGCCCAGCAGACCGCGGATAACGCCGCCCTGCAAAAGCGCAACCAGGCCCTGGCCGCGGATGTGGAAGACCTGAAGCACGGCGAACAGGCCACCGAGGCGCGCGCGCGCCAGGAACTGGGCCTGGTCAAGCCGGGTGAAACCTTCTATCAGGTGGTGGAACCGGGGGCCGCGGTCAGCGCGCCACCCCCGCCGCCGCCCGTCGCCCCGCCCGGCGGGCAGTGA
- a CDS encoding protein-L-isoaspartate(D-aspartate) O-methyltransferase — protein sequence MVNLHALPPSALRGEGMTSQRARDRLVTKLVEEGIRDERVLEVIRQLPRHHFIDQALHSRAYENTALPIGHGQTISQPWIVARMTEALIEREVPGRVLEIGTGSGYQAAVLAGIVPTVYTVERIEELLRQARRRFRQLGIENLRSRHDDGKLGWESDAPFDAIILTAAGDRVPTKLLDQLRPGGVLVAPVGGPSQQLLVRLRKGDDGTVVREELGPVSFVPLLGGIG from the coding sequence ATGGTGAACCTGCACGCTCTTCCGCCCTCGGCCCTGCGCGGCGAAGGCATGACCTCCCAGCGCGCACGGGATCGCCTTGTCACCAAGCTGGTCGAGGAAGGCATTCGCGACGAGCGCGTGCTGGAGGTCATCCGCCAGCTGCCACGTCATCATTTCATCGACCAGGCGCTGCATTCGCGCGCCTACGAGAACACCGCGCTGCCGATCGGCCACGGCCAGACCATCTCGCAGCCGTGGATCGTCGCCCGCATGACCGAGGCGCTGATCGAGCGCGAGGTGCCCGGGCGCGTCCTCGAGATCGGCACCGGCTCCGGCTACCAGGCCGCCGTGCTCGCGGGCATCGTGCCCACGGTGTACACCGTGGAGCGCATCGAGGAACTGCTGCGCCAGGCGCGCCGCCGTTTCCGCCAGCTGGGCATCGAGAACCTCCGCTCCCGTCACGACGACGGCAAGCTGGGCTGGGAATCCGACGCACCGTTCGATGCCATCATCCTTACCGCCGCGGGCGACCGCGTGCCGACCAAATTGCTCGACCAGCTGCGGCCGGGCGGGGTGCTGGTGGCTCCCGTGGGCGGCCCGAGCCAGCAGTTGCTGGTGCGGCTGCGCAAGGGCGACGACGGCACGGTGGTCCGCGAGGAACTGGGGCCCGTGAGTTTCGTGCCGCTCCTCGGCGGCATCGGCTGA
- a CDS encoding peptidoglycan DD-metalloendopeptidase family protein produces the protein MAMLRPLAPAVVLGVAVVLSACTPTSSVVVTRAPGSYTSSSSNAPSPPPPPGGSYRVVKGDTLYSIAFRNKVDFRDLAGWNNIASPFTIWPGQDLRLSPPGHEGARPAAAHTTAPVIAAVPPPAGHPAHVAPSVGMPVASTPPAAVPPGTVSPATAPPLPPVGAAAATAASSVPAPATTTNTPVVVAGKPAESVVPPPTAPATAPAPVENPPAATPIVASGATRSAGGINWRWPADGTLIKKFASGDAIPGIEVAGKAGDPVRAAADGVVVYSGNGLVGYGELVIIKHSDSFLSAYGHNRKRLVKEGEKVKAGQSVAEMGSSGATRDELQFQIRRDGNPVDPLQYLPQK, from the coding sequence ATGGCCATGCTCCGTCCGCTGGCCCCGGCCGTCGTGCTCGGCGTGGCCGTGGTCCTTTCCGCCTGCACGCCCACCAGTTCGGTCGTGGTAACGCGTGCGCCCGGCAGCTATACCTCGTCGTCGTCGAACGCTCCGTCGCCGCCGCCCCCGCCCGGCGGCAGCTACCGGGTGGTGAAGGGCGACACGCTCTACAGCATCGCTTTCCGTAACAAGGTCGATTTCCGCGACCTGGCCGGCTGGAACAACATCGCCTCGCCGTTCACCATCTGGCCGGGGCAGGACCTGCGCCTGTCGCCGCCGGGCCATGAAGGCGCCAGGCCGGCAGCGGCCCATACCACGGCACCGGTGATCGCCGCGGTGCCGCCGCCCGCCGGTCACCCGGCTCATGTGGCGCCATCCGTCGGTATGCCGGTGGCTTCGACGCCGCCTGCCGCGGTGCCTCCCGGTACGGTGTCGCCCGCTACCGCGCCGCCTCTGCCCCCGGTGGGTGCCGCCGCCGCCACGGCGGCGTCTTCCGTGCCGGCCCCCGCGACCACCACCAACACCCCGGTCGTCGTCGCCGGCAAGCCGGCCGAGTCGGTCGTGCCGCCCCCGACGGCCCCGGCCACCGCGCCCGCACCGGTGGAAAATCCGCCGGCCGCCACCCCCATCGTCGCCAGCGGCGCCACCCGCAGCGCCGGCGGCATCAACTGGCGCTGGCCGGCGGATGGCACGCTGATCAAGAAGTTCGCCTCCGGCGACGCCATTCCCGGCATCGAGGTCGCCGGCAAGGCCGGCGACCCCGTGCGCGCCGCCGCAGATGGCGTGGTCGTCTACAGCGGCAACGGGCTGGTCGGCTACGGCGAGCTGGTTATCATCAAGCACAGTGACAGCTTCCTCTCCGCCTACGGCCACAACCGCAAGCGACTGGTCAAGGAAGGCGAAAAGGTGAAGGCCGGCCAGTCGGTGGCCGAGATGGGTTCATCCGGCGCCACGCGCGACGAACTGCAATTCCAGATCCGCCGCGACGGCAACCCCGTCGACCCCCTGCAATACCTGCCGCAGAAATAA
- the truD gene encoding tRNA pseudouridine(13) synthase TruD, whose amino-acid sequence MNDSNELPFAFGEPPLRGRLRSRAEDFFVEEILGYEADGAGEHAFLLVEKRGQNTEWVARELAKFAGIQAMNVGYAGMKDRHAVTRQVFTAHLPGKADPDWSAFPVEDVTIVSAARHSRKIKRGALRGNRFVIVLREVEGERDTAEARLRAIAARGVPNYFGEQRFGLGGNNVEQARTMFAGRRVDRDKRSILLSAARSHIYNGVLAERVRIGQWDTPLDGEIWSLEGSRSWFGPEPFNDTLAERLRRFDIHPSGPLWGDGDTPAADAAGELERSVAARDADLAKGLSGVRMDQERRALRLLPRDLSWRWLDDDSGAEGRALEVSFGLPAGAYATTVLRELAR is encoded by the coding sequence ATGAACGACTCCAACGAACTTCCCTTCGCCTTTGGCGAACCGCCCCTGCGTGGACGCCTGCGTTCCCGTGCCGAGGACTTCTTCGTCGAGGAAATCCTCGGCTACGAAGCCGACGGCGCGGGCGAACACGCGTTCCTGCTGGTGGAAAAACGCGGCCAGAATACCGAATGGGTGGCGCGCGAGCTGGCCAAGTTCGCCGGCATCCAGGCGATGAACGTCGGCTACGCGGGCATGAAGGATCGCCACGCGGTAACGCGCCAGGTGTTCACGGCGCACCTGCCGGGCAAGGCCGATCCGGACTGGTCGGCGTTCCCGGTGGAGGACGTGACCATCGTTTCCGCCGCGCGCCATTCGCGCAAGATCAAGCGGGGCGCGCTGCGTGGCAACCGCTTCGTGATCGTGCTGCGTGAGGTGGAAGGCGAACGCGATACCGCGGAGGCGCGCCTGCGCGCCATCGCGGCACGCGGCGTGCCCAACTACTTCGGCGAGCAACGGTTTGGCCTGGGTGGCAACAACGTGGAGCAGGCCCGGACGATGTTCGCCGGCCGCCGCGTGGATCGCGACAAACGCTCCATCCTGCTTTCCGCCGCGCGCTCGCACATCTACAACGGCGTGCTGGCCGAGCGCGTGCGTATCGGGCAGTGGGACACCCCGCTGGACGGCGAGATCTGGTCGCTGGAAGGCTCGCGTTCCTGGTTCGGCCCCGAACCTTTCAACGACACGCTGGCCGAACGTCTGCGCCGCTTCGACATCCATCCGTCCGGCCCGCTCTGGGGCGATGGCGACACGCCGGCCGCCGACGCGGCGGGCGAACTGGAGCGATCGGTGGCCGCACGCGATGCAGACCTGGCCAAGGGCCTTTCTGGTGTGCGCATGGACCAGGAGCGGCGCGCGCTGCGCCTGTTGCCGCGCGACCTGTCCTGGCGCTGGCTGGACGACGACAGTGGCGCCGAGGGCCGTGCGCTGGAAGTCTCCTTCGGTCTGCCGGCGGGTGCTTACGCCACCACGGTGCTGCGCGAACTGGCCCGCTGA
- a CDS encoding YqaA family protein, with protein sequence MRMFSSLYERAIVWARHRHAVRYLAVLSFVEAFIFPVMPEVMLAPMMLAEPRKAFRYANWSLLFSLLGSLVGYMLGHFAFEALKPLLDSMHLLAPIMRGVENLQKDMASHSFGLYIVLAMAALQPVVPMKFVTWASGIVGVPLLPFLVCMLVGRGKRVWLLALLIRIFGERAEKMLRKHIEWIGWAVIVAVVLLALWWFLLR encoded by the coding sequence ATGCGGATGTTTTCGTCGCTTTACGAACGCGCCATCGTCTGGGCGCGCCATCGTCACGCTGTTCGCTACCTGGCGGTCCTGTCCTTCGTCGAGGCCTTCATCTTCCCGGTGATGCCCGAGGTAATGCTGGCGCCGATGATGCTGGCGGAGCCGCGCAAGGCGTTTCGCTACGCGAACTGGAGCCTGCTGTTCTCGCTGCTCGGTTCGCTGGTCGGCTACATGCTGGGCCATTTCGCCTTCGAGGCGCTGAAGCCGCTGCTCGATTCGATGCACCTGCTGGCGCCGATCATGCGCGGCGTGGAAAACCTGCAGAAGGACATGGCCTCGCATTCGTTCGGGCTCTACATCGTGCTGGCGATGGCGGCGCTGCAGCCCGTGGTGCCGATGAAGTTCGTCACCTGGGCGTCGGGCATCGTCGGCGTGCCGCTGCTGCCGTTCCTGGTCTGCATGCTGGTCGGGCGCGGCAAGCGCGTGTGGCTGCTGGCCCTGCTCATCCGTATCTTCGGCGAGCGTGCCGAAAAGATGCTCCGTAAACACATCGAGTGGATAGGCTGGGCTGTTATCGTGGCCGTCGTCCTCCTGGCCTTGTGGTGGTTCCTGTTGCGATGA
- a CDS encoding Mth938-like domain-containing protein — translation MDLSFEHPGEYLFVRRVGADTVTIVDRDFHRSLLLTPEQVVEDWAVTDASQLSADDVATFVALAPELVLLGTGERQVFPPAAFMAGLLKKGIGVEAMTNGSAARTYSLLAGEGRKVLAAFILPAG, via the coding sequence ATGGACCTGTCGTTCGAACACCCGGGTGAGTATCTTTTCGTCCGCCGCGTGGGCGCCGATACGGTCACCATCGTCGATCGCGATTTCCATCGCAGCCTGCTGCTCACACCGGAACAGGTGGTCGAGGATTGGGCCGTCACCGATGCCAGCCAGCTTTCGGCCGACGATGTGGCCACGTTTGTTGCCCTGGCGCCGGAACTGGTGCTACTGGGTACCGGCGAGCGCCAGGTGTTCCCGCCAGCCGCCTTCATGGCCGGCCTACTGAAGAAGGGCATCGGCGTGGAGGCCATGACCAACGGCTCCGCCGCGCGCACCTACAGCCTGTTGGCCGGCGAGGGTCGCAAGGTCCTGGCCGCCTTCATCCTGCCCGCAGGCTGA
- the panE gene encoding 2-dehydropantoate 2-reductase, which yields MRWLVLGAGGTGGYFGGRLAQSGADVTFLVRPEREAALAARGLTIRSPFGDATLAVQTTTAATVGDAGAFDVVLLSCKAYDLHSAIEAIDPAVGERTVILPILNGLAHYPALDSRFGQDQVLGGLCFISATKGPEGDILHLGSGASVTFGERDGQLHDGRCAAIAQAFAAAGVDHVHASDIQRALWAKFTFITTLAGATCLFRATVGDILATNDGGELMGRLYEECLAVARDAGHPVPDAARSVAWKTFTQEGSPVTASMLRDLESGQRVEADHLVGDMLRRAREAGITAPMLEVAYAHLQAFETRTLKHHAS from the coding sequence ATGCGCTGGCTCGTCCTCGGCGCGGGCGGGACCGGCGGCTACTTCGGGGGCCGCCTGGCCCAGTCCGGCGCGGATGTCACCTTCCTGGTCCGCCCCGAGCGGGAAGCAGCGCTGGCCGCTCGCGGCCTGACCATCCGGAGTCCCTTCGGCGACGCCACGCTGGCCGTCCAAACCACTACGGCCGCAACCGTCGGCGACGCCGGCGCCTTCGACGTAGTGCTGCTGTCCTGCAAGGCCTACGACCTGCACTCGGCGATCGAAGCCATCGATCCCGCGGTCGGCGAACGGACGGTCATCCTGCCGATCCTCAACGGGCTGGCCCATTACCCCGCGCTGGACAGCCGCTTCGGGCAGGACCAGGTCCTGGGCGGCCTGTGCTTCATCAGCGCGACCAAAGGCCCCGAGGGCGACATCCTCCACCTGGGCAGCGGCGCTTCGGTGACCTTTGGCGAACGCGACGGCCAGCTGCACGACGGCCGTTGCGCGGCCATCGCGCAGGCCTTTGCCGCGGCGGGTGTGGATCATGTCCACGCAAGCGATATCCAGCGCGCCCTCTGGGCCAAGTTCACCTTCATCACCACCCTCGCCGGCGCGACATGCCTGTTTCGCGCCACCGTCGGCGACATCCTTGCCACGAACGACGGCGGCGAGCTAATGGGTCGCCTCTACGAGGAATGCCTGGCGGTAGCGCGCGACGCCGGCCATCCGGTACCCGATGCAGCACGCTCGGTGGCGTGGAAAACCTTCACGCAGGAAGGCTCGCCGGTCACCGCCTCCATGCTGCGCGATCTCGAGTCGGGCCAACGCGTCGAAGCGGATCATCTGGTCGGCGACATGCTGCGGCGGGCACGCGAGGCGGGCATCACCGCACCGATGCTCGAGGTGGCGTACGCCCATCTCCAGGCCTTCGAAACCCGCACCCTAAAACACCACGCCTCCTGA
- the ispD gene encoding 2-C-methyl-D-erythritol 4-phosphate cytidylyltransferase, protein MDALWCVLPAAGKGVRAGGDRPKQYQPIAGRPLLDHTLARLAAHPRIAGLVVVIAADDRHFASVDAVGGKPLVVATGGGKRSDSVLAGLIALPASVGGDDFVLVHDAARPCVRAADITRLIDLAGAGEGGLLGAPLRDTLKRADDTGHSAGTEPREGRWRAFTPQMFRRGALAHALGLAADAGIVVSDEAMAMERVGVSPLLVEGAEDNIKVTTPADFALAEFLLQRTR, encoded by the coding sequence ATGGACGCGTTGTGGTGCGTGCTTCCCGCCGCCGGCAAGGGCGTCCGGGCCGGCGGCGATCGTCCCAAGCAATACCAGCCCATCGCGGGACGGCCGTTGCTGGATCACACACTGGCGCGGCTGGCCGCACATCCCCGCATCGCGGGGCTGGTGGTGGTCATCGCCGCGGACGATCGGCATTTCGCTTCCGTGGACGCCGTGGGCGGCAAGCCGCTGGTGGTGGCCACTGGCGGGGGCAAGCGCAGCGACTCCGTGCTGGCCGGGCTGATCGCCCTGCCGGCCTCGGTGGGTGGCGACGACTTCGTACTGGTGCACGACGCGGCCCGACCGTGCGTGCGCGCCGCCGACATCACGCGGCTGATCGATCTGGCCGGGGCGGGCGAGGGCGGCCTGCTCGGGGCGCCGCTGCGCGACACGCTGAAACGGGCGGATGACACCGGCCACAGCGCGGGCACCGAACCCCGCGAGGGCCGCTGGCGTGCCTTCACGCCGCAGATGTTCCGTCGCGGCGCGCTGGCCCATGCACTTGGCCTTGCCGCCGACGCGGGTATCGTGGTCAGTGACGAAGCGATGGCCATGGAGCGCGTGGGTGTATCGCCGCTCCTGGTCGAAGGCGCGGAAGACAATATCAAGGTGACGACGCCGGCCGACTTCGCGCTGGCGGAATTCCTGCTGCAGAGGACTCGATGA